A single window of Plasmodium reichenowi strain SY57 chromosome 14, whole genome shotgun sequence DNA harbors:
- a CDS encoding 60S ribosomal protein L29, putative, protein MAKSKNHTNHNQNRKAHKNGIKKPKKHKFMSRKGLDPNFFRNQKYCLKGIQKKKKELKLKAKQEKNN, encoded by the exons ACACGAATCATAATCAA aacCGAAAAGCCCATAAGAATGGAATAAAGAAACCTAAGAAACATAAATTCATGTCACGTAAAGGG ttgGATCCAAACTTTTTTAGAAATCAGAAGTACTGCTTAAAAGGAATTcagaagaaaaagaaagaattaaaattaaaagctaaacaagaaaaaaacaattaa